A single Filimonas effusa DNA region contains:
- a CDS encoding ethanolamine ammonia-lyase subunit EutB, producing the protein MSYHYSIGNHNYRFQTLKTLLAKASPFRSGDALAQLTAESYEERVAAQLALADVPLKDFLQEMVIPYETDEVTRLIIDSHDPLAFAPVSSFTVGQWRDWLLSDDVDAHVLQRLVPGITPEMIAAVSKLMRNQDLIQVAAKCEVVTRFRNTIGLKGRLSVRLQPNSPTDDPRAIAASVIDGLLYGSGDAVIGINPATDNPDTAALLLRLLDQLRQQFDIPMQSCVLSHVTTTLGLIERKEPVDLVFQSIGGTEKNNSSFGVSLSILQEAYEAALSLRRGTIGNNLMYFETGQGSALSANAHEGVDQQTCEVRAYAVARHFNPHLVNTVVGFIGPEYLFDGKQIIRAALEDHCCGKLAGLPMGVDICYTNHAEADQDDMDNLLTLLGVAGCNYIMGVPGADDIMLNYQSTSFHDALYLRKMLGLRPAPEFEEWLLRQGIIDQQGRLQQPAIATRLLEQIKQW; encoded by the coding sequence ATGAGTTACCATTATTCCATAGGAAACCACAATTATCGCTTTCAAACGCTAAAAACGTTACTGGCAAAAGCATCCCCATTCCGCTCCGGCGATGCGCTGGCACAACTAACGGCAGAAAGCTACGAAGAACGGGTGGCCGCCCAGCTTGCGCTTGCCGATGTGCCGCTGAAGGATTTCCTTCAGGAAATGGTCATTCCCTATGAAACGGACGAAGTTACCAGGCTCATTATAGATTCACATGACCCCCTGGCCTTTGCGCCGGTAAGTAGTTTTACAGTAGGGCAGTGGCGTGACTGGCTGCTGAGCGATGATGTTGATGCACATGTGTTGCAACGGCTGGTGCCGGGTATCACCCCCGAAATGATCGCTGCAGTAAGTAAACTAATGCGTAACCAGGATCTGATACAGGTGGCCGCCAAATGTGAAGTGGTCACCAGGTTCCGGAATACTATTGGTTTGAAAGGCCGTTTGTCCGTTAGGTTACAGCCCAATAGTCCTACCGACGATCCGCGGGCGATAGCCGCTTCTGTCATTGATGGGTTGTTATACGGCAGCGGCGATGCAGTGATTGGCATCAACCCCGCAACAGATAATCCCGATACCGCTGCTCTGCTGCTCCGCTTGCTCGACCAGCTTCGGCAACAGTTCGATATTCCCATGCAAAGCTGTGTTCTATCGCATGTTACCACCACCCTGGGCCTGATTGAAAGAAAGGAGCCTGTAGACCTGGTCTTCCAGTCTATAGGCGGAACAGAAAAAAACAATAGCAGCTTTGGTGTAAGCTTGTCTATACTGCAGGAAGCCTATGAGGCAGCATTGTCTTTGCGCAGGGGAACAATCGGCAATAACCTCATGTATTTTGAAACTGGTCAGGGAAGTGCCTTATCGGCTAATGCACATGAAGGTGTCGATCAGCAGACTTGTGAAGTAAGGGCTTATGCAGTAGCACGGCATTTCAATCCCCACCTCGTAAATACAGTAGTGGGCTTTATCGGCCCGGAATATCTTTTCGATGGCAAACAGATCATACGGGCTGCACTGGAAGATCATTGCTGCGGTAAGCTGGCAGGATTGCCTATGGGCGTTGATATTTGTTATACCAATCATGCCGAGGCCGACCAGGACGACATGGATAACCTGCTCACGTTGTTGGGGGTTGCCGGATGTAATTATATCATGGGAGTTCCCGGGGCAGATGATATCATGTTAAATTATCAGTCTACTTCTTTTCACGATGCCTTATACCTCCGGAAGATGCTTGGACTGCGTCCTGCTCCTGAGTTTGAAGAATGGCTGTTGCGCCAGGGTATTATCGATCAGCAAGGCCGGTTACAGCAGCCGGCGATAGCAACCCGGTTATTGGAACAAATAAAACAATGGTGA
- a CDS encoding L-histidine N(alpha)-methyltransferase has product MHTTTLSTAANGAIITDHRHQFLTDVIEGLSSSPKCLHSKYFYDEQGDKLFQQIMQCPEYYPTRCEMEIIRQQREEIIGSVLKYLPQFDVVELGAGDASKSIHLLQTVCNTLPDFTYYPIDISWNIIQDLEKRLPEALPGLRIHGLHGEYLEMLQQTTELSHRNKLVLFMGGNIGNFDARTAVNFCRELRRTMRPGDLLLIGFDLKKHPQVILDAYNDKQGLTRDFNINLLHRINRELDADFDPMLFHHYPTYDPATGACKSYLVSLEKQKVCIGKEATITFEKDECIFMEVAQKYSPEEIQRLAFTAGFSPVGSFVDASGCFADCLWRG; this is encoded by the coding sequence ATGCACACAACAACGCTTTCTACTGCGGCTAACGGCGCTATTATCACCGATCATCGTCACCAGTTCCTTACAGATGTAATTGAAGGATTAAGCAGTAGCCCCAAATGCCTGCATTCAAAATATTTTTATGATGAGCAGGGCGACAAACTTTTCCAACAGATCATGCAATGCCCGGAGTATTATCCTACACGTTGTGAAATGGAGATCATACGGCAGCAAAGAGAAGAGATCATTGGATCCGTATTAAAATATCTGCCCCAGTTTGATGTGGTAGAACTTGGCGCTGGTGATGCTTCAAAGTCGATACACCTGCTTCAGACCGTATGCAACACCTTACCTGATTTCACTTATTACCCTATCGATATTTCCTGGAATATAATACAAGACCTCGAGAAACGTCTTCCGGAAGCATTACCCGGTCTCAGGATACATGGCCTGCATGGAGAGTATCTTGAGATGCTGCAACAGACCACCGAATTATCGCATCGCAATAAACTGGTTTTGTTCATGGGCGGCAACATCGGCAATTTTGATGCACGGACGGCTGTGAATTTCTGCCGCGAGTTACGCAGGACGATGCGTCCTGGTGATCTTCTGCTCATTGGCTTTGATCTGAAGAAACATCCACAGGTGATCCTTGATGCCTATAACGACAAACAAGGTCTTACCCGCGATTTTAATATCAACCTGTTACACAGGATCAACCGGGAACTGGATGCGGATTTTGATCCTATGTTGTTTCACCACTACCCTACCTATGATCCGGCTACCGGCGCCTGCAAGAGCTACCTGGTGAGCCTGGAGAAACAGAAAGTATGTATAGGAAAGGAGGCCACTATTACGTTTGAAAAAGACGAATGCATATTTATGGAGGTTGCGCAGAAATATTCTCCCGAGGAAATCCAGCGACTGGCTTTCACGGCAGGTTTTTCGCCTGTTGGAAGCTTTGTGGATGCCAGCGGATGTTTTGCCGATTGTTTATGGCGGGGGTAG
- the eutC gene encoding ethanolamine ammonia-lyase subunit EutC — translation MDKPVIPTPLIREDPWIGLKSLTAARIALGRTGVAVPLREVLAFRLAHAHARDAVHTAWDTDVMIKELEPLSGYPVWVVNSQASDRFQYLQRPDKGRLLHSSSAALLENANLPAGDIVLVIADGLSATAVQHHAAPLLRLLVPALKAEGFSMLPLVLVRQGRVAIGDQVAALLKARLSLLLVGERPGLTAADSLGAYLTYAPKPGLTDDNRNCVSNIRPRGLSYEDAASRLLHLVKEAFRKQISGVALKDTQQLPESGS, via the coding sequence ATGGATAAACCAGTAATTCCAACGCCACTGATCCGCGAAGATCCCTGGATTGGTTTAAAGAGCCTTACCGCTGCACGTATTGCATTAGGTCGCACCGGGGTGGCCGTTCCCTTGCGCGAAGTGCTGGCATTCCGATTGGCCCATGCACATGCCCGGGATGCGGTGCATACAGCATGGGATACAGATGTTATGATCAAAGAACTGGAACCTTTATCCGGATATCCTGTATGGGTAGTGAACAGCCAGGCCAGTGACCGTTTCCAATACCTGCAGCGACCCGATAAGGGAAGGTTATTGCATTCGTCTTCTGCCGCTTTACTGGAAAATGCAAATCTGCCTGCAGGCGATATTGTTTTGGTAATAGCTGACGGGCTATCTGCTACCGCGGTGCAACATCATGCTGCGCCACTGCTCCGGCTGCTGGTGCCCGCGTTAAAAGCCGAGGGGTTTTCAATGTTGCCATTGGTATTGGTCAGGCAGGGACGTGTAGCAATCGGCGACCAGGTGGCTGCATTGCTGAAAGCCCGGTTGTCTTTATTATTGGTGGGAGAGCGGCCAGGCCTTACCGCGGCAGACAGTCTCGGAGCTTATCTTACCTACGCGCCCAAGCCCGGTCTTACCGATGACAACCGGAATTGTGTCTCCAATATTCGCCCCCGGGGCCTGTCTTATGAAGATGCCGCTTCCAGGCTCCTGCATCTGGTGAAAGAGGCTTTTCGCAAACAGATCTCAGGAGTGGCGCTCAAAGACACGCAGCAATTGCCGGAAAGCGGCAGTTGA
- the egtB gene encoding ergothioneine biosynthesis protein EgtB, whose translation MELLQEYKKIRTRTKEICHPLKTEDYVVQPIADVSPPKWHLGHTTWFFETFLLQPNRPDYEVFDTDYNFVFNSYYESVGKRVIRTHRGNLSRPSVEDIYKYRDYVDAAMETFLAQPLSLELQQLVMLGLNHEEQHQELLYTDIKYILGHNPLLPAYGSSPFTAATAANNQPASIPIKAGIYEIGHEGDGFCFDNECSRHKVYLNDYTIESAPETNAGFLSFIESGGYRDFRYWHAEGWDWVQQHHVGAPLYWHLVDGQWFYYTWEGLKPLDLATPVAHISYYEAAAYAAWKGMRLPTEFEWEVAARQFKWGQRWEWTESAYLPYPGFKKAPGAIGEYNGKFMVSQMVLRGASEVTPPGHSRITYRNFFHPHLRWQFTGLRLAR comes from the coding sequence ATGGAACTATTACAGGAGTACAAAAAAATAAGGACGCGTACCAAAGAAATCTGCCATCCCCTTAAAACAGAAGACTATGTAGTTCAGCCCATTGCTGATGTTAGTCCCCCTAAATGGCATCTGGGTCATACCACCTGGTTCTTCGAAACATTTCTGCTTCAGCCCAATCGGCCTGACTACGAAGTGTTTGACACGGATTATAATTTTGTTTTCAACAGTTATTATGAATCGGTAGGCAAGCGGGTAATACGCACACATCGTGGCAACCTCAGCCGTCCCTCAGTTGAAGACATTTATAAGTACCGGGACTATGTGGATGCTGCTATGGAAACATTTCTTGCACAGCCGTTGTCACTGGAATTGCAGCAACTGGTGATGTTGGGGCTTAATCATGAAGAACAGCACCAGGAACTGTTGTATACTGATATCAAATATATTCTTGGCCATAATCCCTTGTTGCCTGCTTATGGCTCCTCTCCTTTTACGGCTGCTACTGCCGCCAATAACCAGCCAGCGTCGATACCTATCAAGGCGGGTATTTATGAAATAGGTCATGAGGGAGACGGTTTCTGTTTCGATAATGAATGCAGCCGTCATAAAGTTTATTTAAACGACTATACCATAGAATCTGCCCCGGAGACCAATGCGGGTTTTCTTTCCTTTATCGAAAGCGGCGGTTACCGTGATTTTCGTTACTGGCATGCGGAGGGATGGGATTGGGTTCAGCAGCATCATGTAGGCGCTCCTCTTTACTGGCACCTGGTAGACGGGCAATGGTTTTATTATACCTGGGAGGGGCTAAAGCCGCTGGACCTGGCTACTCCTGTAGCGCATATCAGTTATTACGAAGCGGCAGCTTATGCAGCCTGGAAGGGCATGCGGTTACCCACCGAATTCGAGTGGGAGGTTGCAGCACGCCAGTTCAAATGGGGACAGCGCTGGGAATGGACCGAAAGCGCTTATCTACCTTACCCGGGTTTCAAAAAAGCGCCGGGGGCTATCGGCGAGTATAATGGCAAATTCATGGTTAGCCAAATGGTGTTACGCGGCGCTTCGGAAGTAACGCCACCCGGGCATAGCCGCATTACCTATAGAAATTTCTTTCACCCGCATCTGCGCTGGCAATTCACCGGACTGCGCCTTGCCAGATAA
- a CDS encoding ABC transporter permease/substrate-binding protein produces METKQTFIDFLREQSGKILEQTLVHLGLTFSALLLALVIGLSLGILISFQRRLAALVLGIAGILQTIPSIALLGFMIPLLGIGAQPAIAALLLYALLPIIRNTYTGITQIDPAITEAALALGMNPRQVLMKVQLPLAMPVILAGIRIAAVITVGVATLAAYIAAGGLGEFIFGGIALNNTHMILAGAIPAAVLALLCDGLLSLIQKLSARRLRHMSWLLPCCLIVLSSALLAPATFDRKMLAGFTPEFMGRQDGFLGLQKVYGLTLRTVVINDMIMYKAIAGKKLDLISGSTTDGRVKAYDLLALEDDKHIFPPYYAAPLVHHKTLEKYPQLTPVLNMLAGRIDDSTMTALNYQVDYLKQSPEQVALDFLKQNNLYRPPSPSKTGDNIIIGSKLFGDGYILAAMYKILVEGYTSLNVTTKTGLGGTQICFEALANGQIDLYPEYTGTGLMVILKTPKAVTDTLLTNPGKVYAYVKEAFHKQYGLDWMLPIGFNNTYAVMMRRSQADSLGIHSLSALKSWLNKNPTL; encoded by the coding sequence ATGGAAACCAAACAAACCTTTATCGACTTTCTGCGGGAGCAATCCGGAAAAATACTGGAGCAGACCCTTGTACACCTGGGTTTGACCTTTTCGGCATTACTCCTGGCATTGGTGATAGGATTAAGTCTTGGTATCCTTATCAGCTTTCAGCGGCGGCTTGCAGCGTTGGTACTGGGGATAGCAGGCATTCTGCAAACGATACCCAGTATTGCACTTCTGGGCTTTATGATCCCATTATTAGGCATTGGCGCTCAACCGGCTATTGCAGCGCTTTTATTATATGCCTTGCTGCCTATTATCCGCAACACCTATACCGGGATCACCCAGATAGACCCGGCGATAACAGAGGCGGCGCTGGCATTGGGTATGAATCCGCGGCAGGTGCTGATGAAGGTGCAGCTTCCGCTGGCGATGCCGGTGATACTTGCCGGGATCCGCATTGCAGCGGTGATTACCGTGGGAGTGGCTACGCTGGCAGCCTATATAGCCGCCGGCGGATTAGGGGAATTTATTTTTGGGGGTATTGCGCTGAATAATACCCATATGATACTGGCAGGCGCCATTCCGGCGGCTGTACTCGCCTTGTTGTGCGACGGGTTGCTATCGCTGATCCAGAAGTTAAGTGCACGGCGGCTGCGTCATATGAGCTGGCTGTTACCCTGCTGTCTTATCGTATTGTCTTCTGCATTATTAGCGCCGGCAACCTTTGACCGGAAAATGCTGGCTGGGTTTACCCCGGAATTTATGGGAAGGCAAGATGGCTTCCTGGGTTTACAAAAGGTTTACGGATTAACACTGCGTACTGTTGTCATTAACGACATGATCATGTATAAGGCTATTGCCGGGAAAAAACTGGATCTCATTTCAGGCAGTACTACAGATGGAAGGGTAAAGGCTTATGACCTGCTGGCGCTTGAAGATGATAAACATATTTTTCCTCCCTATTATGCAGCTCCCCTGGTTCATCATAAAACGCTGGAAAAATACCCGCAACTGACACCGGTTTTAAATATGCTGGCAGGCAGGATCGATGATTCTACCATGACGGCACTTAATTACCAGGTAGATTATTTAAAGCAGTCACCTGAGCAGGTTGCACTGGATTTCCTTAAACAAAACAACCTGTACCGGCCTCCCTCTCCTTCAAAAACAGGTGACAACATTATTATAGGCAGCAAACTATTTGGTGATGGTTATATTCTCGCTGCCATGTATAAAATACTGGTTGAAGGATATACTTCGCTGAATGTTACTACCAAAACAGGACTAGGCGGCACCCAGATCTGTTTTGAAGCATTGGCGAACGGGCAAATAGATCTTTATCCTGAGTACACCGGTACTGGCTTGATGGTGATCTTAAAGACCCCGAAAGCTGTTACCGATACCCTGCTGACGAATCCCGGCAAGGTATATGCATATGTAAAAGAAGCATTTCATAAACAATATGGATTAGACTGGATGCTACCGATTGGTTTCAATAACACGTATGCAGTAATGATGCGTCGTTCACAAGCCGATTCCCTGGGTATTCATAGCTTATCCGCATTAAAAAGCTGGCTTAATAAGAATCCTACTTTATAA
- a CDS encoding RHS repeat domain-containing protein: protein MKNNFDCLEKQLDYKESISYDANGNISSYLRNGSTSAGKPQEMDRLAYYYNPGNNQLNYIHDTVPENNYTEDIDAQSMNNYTYDAIGNMTRDIKSGITDIQWNVYGKISRIVKSDNTTIDYAYDASGNRIRKTIGSHTTCYVRDAQGNVMSVYEAGNTALNNGNLTQTELHMYGSSRLGIIKATLDAVNGTATSAPPVSMPLLSTGNSYIFTRGYKFFELTNHLGNVLATVSDRKVQVGSGGSVEYYSADVVSAQDYYPFGMLQPGRSYNVGMYRYGFNGQERTNEIYDEGYTAEFWQYDARVGRRWNVDPVIKVDESPYAVFNNSPLILNDPDGDTPDKPKADGTKEGEQQTTSETTYASLHNAPKTTKIDWFWHAGSKDYNTKAGWYNAEDYQKVLTPIAADLAGYNGMYSSMAGYNWSKEDKEAVGFSKLGRFVGDGLSEGAATNLAIATKNYAFSRNFYVSGYTSASAVNAEDLLLVGAVVKGLAKVALAKTLGSAQSTSTFAHAFTSRLIGFRYALDPRVERVTFDLGYKKLLGGGNFKWGPRPDVGVLFKDGSVRVFEVMSKTDVEELLKLRNLRFMRRNSIMGDVKVVKPILFHLLYR, encoded by the coding sequence TTGAAGAATAATTTCGATTGCCTCGAAAAACAACTCGACTACAAGGAATCCATTTCCTACGATGCCAACGGCAATATCTCTTCCTATTTGCGCAACGGCTCCACCTCCGCCGGCAAACCGCAGGAAATGGATCGGCTGGCCTACTATTACAATCCAGGCAATAACCAGCTCAACTACATCCACGACACAGTTCCGGAGAATAATTACACCGAAGACATCGATGCGCAATCCATGAACAACTACACTTACGATGCCATCGGCAACATGACCAGGGACATAAAGTCCGGGATAACCGATATCCAATGGAACGTGTACGGCAAAATCAGCCGCATCGTAAAATCTGATAACACCACTATCGACTATGCTTACGACGCTTCCGGTAACCGTATCCGTAAAACCATAGGTTCTCACACAACCTGTTATGTCCGCGATGCCCAGGGTAATGTCATGAGCGTTTACGAGGCCGGGAACACCGCGCTTAACAACGGCAACCTTACCCAGACGGAGCTGCACATGTACGGAAGCAGCCGTCTCGGAATTATCAAAGCGACCCTTGACGCGGTAAATGGAACTGCAACAAGCGCGCCGCCCGTTTCAATGCCCCTGTTGAGTACAGGAAATAGCTATATATTTACGAGAGGATATAAGTTCTTTGAGTTAACCAACCATTTAGGGAACGTGCTGGCGACGGTGTCGGATAGAAAGGTACAGGTGGGAAGTGGGGGCAGTGTAGAGTATTATAGCGCTGATGTTGTGAGTGCGCAGGATTATTATCCGTTTGGGATGCTACAGCCGGGGCGGAGTTATAATGTAGGAATGTATAGATATGGGTTTAATGGGCAAGAGAGGACCAACGAAATTTATGATGAAGGTTATACAGCTGAATTTTGGCAATATGATGCACGAGTAGGCCGGAGATGGAATGTTGATCCTGTTATCAAGGTTGATGAAAGCCCATATGCTGTTTTTAACAACAGCCCATTAATCCTGAACGATCCAGATGGTGATACTCCAGATAAGCCCAAGGCAGATGGAACGAAAGAAGGAGAACAACAAACCACTTCTGAAACTACTTATGCCAGTTTGCATAATGCGCCTAAGACAACAAAAATAGATTGGTTCTGGCATGCTGGTTCTAAAGATTATAATACAAAAGCTGGCTGGTATAATGCTGAAGATTATCAGAAGGTACTAACTCCTATAGCAGCGGACTTAGCGGGTTACAATGGAATGTATTCAAGCATGGCTGGATATAATTGGAGTAAAGAAGATAAAGAGGCCGTTGGTTTTAGTAAGTTAGGACGCTTTGTTGGCGACGGGCTTTCAGAAGGCGCTGCCACTAATTTGGCGATCGCCACTAAGAATTACGCATTTTCCAGAAATTTTTATGTCAGTGGTTATACTAGCGCATCGGCTGTAAATGCAGAAGATCTTTTATTGGTGGGCGCTGTTGTGAAAGGTTTAGCAAAAGTCGCCTTAGCGAAAACATTAGGATCTGCTCAGTCTACAAGTACTTTTGCCCACGCATTTACTTCTAGGCTTATTGGATTTCGATATGCGCTGGATCCTAGAGTAGAAAGGGTTACTTTTGATCTAGGATATAAAAAGCTTTTAGGTGGAGGTAATTTTAAGTGGGGGCCTAGGCCGGATGTCGGAGTACTTTTCAAAGATGGTAGTGTAAGGGTTTTCGAAGTTATGTCTAAAACTGATGTTGAGGAATTGCTTAAGTTAAGGAATCTTCGGTTTATGAGGCGTAACTCTATAATGGGAGACGTTAAGGTCGTGAAACCTATTTTGTTTCATTTATTATATAGATAG
- a CDS encoding transposase, with amino-acid sequence MRPEDFLIDDFLKQFKTRQDLSQLQKRGIEKMLEGELDGHLGYDKHEQPENINTRNGYGKKKIKTSYRESEIRIPRDRDASFNPMIVPKRESMVEGIEVSYQIMSEKTV; translated from the coding sequence ATGCGACCAGAAGACTTTTTAATCGACGATTTTTTAAAGCAGTTTAAGACCAGACAAGATTTAAGCCAGCTCCAGAAACGCGGCATAGAAAAAATGCTTGAGGGTGAGCTGGATGGCCATCTGGGCTATGATAAGCACGAGCAGCCTGAGAACATCAATACCCGTAATGGCTATGGCAAAAAGAAGATCAAAACCAGTTACAGGGAGTCAGAAATCCGCATTCCCCGAGATCGTGACGCCAGTTTTAACCCCATGATAGTTCCTAAGAGGGAAAGTATGGTAGAAGGCATAGAAGTGTCATATCAAATAATGAGTGAAAAGACTGTTTGA
- the eat gene encoding ethanolamine permease, with protein MRKVLKPVHIWAIAVGLVISGEYFGWNYGWGAAGTVGFLIAALVVTVMYICFIFSFTELTTAIPDAGGPFAYAYKALGPWGGLIAGYASVIEFLFAAPAIAFALGSYIHFLYPSVPVIYTAIGSYFLFTGLNLLGIKESAFFTLIVTLLAVTELLVYLGIVAPAFSVTNFMNNAFPLKWSGLFAALPFAIWLYVCIEGVAMVAEEVRDIKKDIPRGYISGILTLLILALAVMICTGGITDWRLLANIDYPLPESIGIVLGKENSITRLFAGIGLFGLIASFHSIIISYSRQLFALGRSNYLPGILSQVNSRFQTPHWALLAGGAAGILALLLLDTSKLVVISTMGAVVMYIISMISLFVLRKKAPELERPFKAPFYPWMPLIALLLSVLACVTIIVFYPWLSLLFFIGLALIGIIFYIGRHRPIPVS; from the coding sequence TTGAGAAAGGTCCTTAAGCCTGTTCATATCTGGGCTATTGCCGTTGGCCTTGTGATATCAGGTGAATATTTCGGCTGGAACTATGGCTGGGGGGCGGCAGGTACTGTCGGCTTCCTCATCGCGGCCCTCGTTGTTACTGTCATGTATATCTGCTTTATCTTCAGCTTTACCGAGCTCACCACCGCCATTCCAGATGCAGGCGGCCCCTTTGCATACGCTTATAAAGCACTTGGCCCCTGGGGTGGACTAATAGCAGGCTATGCTTCGGTTATTGAATTCCTTTTTGCAGCACCGGCTATTGCGTTTGCGCTTGGTAGCTACATTCATTTTCTATATCCATCTGTTCCCGTTATTTATACGGCGATTGGAAGTTATTTTCTTTTCACCGGCCTCAATCTGCTGGGTATAAAGGAGTCTGCTTTTTTTACGCTCATAGTTACATTGTTGGCGGTAACAGAACTGCTGGTGTATCTCGGCATTGTGGCGCCTGCATTCTCTGTCACCAATTTTATGAATAATGCTTTTCCGCTTAAATGGTCTGGTTTATTTGCAGCCCTTCCTTTCGCAATCTGGTTGTACGTTTGCATCGAAGGAGTTGCGATGGTGGCGGAAGAAGTGAGGGATATAAAAAAGGATATTCCAAGGGGATATATCTCCGGTATATTAACCTTGCTGATCCTCGCACTGGCCGTCATGATCTGTACAGGCGGCATTACCGACTGGCGCCTGCTTGCCAATATCGACTATCCCTTACCCGAATCGATAGGTATTGTTCTCGGAAAAGAGAACAGCATAACCCGGCTGTTTGCCGGAATAGGTTTGTTTGGTCTTATTGCTTCATTCCATAGTATTATTATTAGTTATTCCCGCCAGTTATTTGCGTTGGGCCGCAGCAACTATCTCCCTGGTATCTTGTCGCAGGTAAATAGCCGCTTTCAAACGCCGCACTGGGCGCTGCTGGCAGGTGGCGCAGCAGGAATTCTCGCTTTGCTGCTGCTTGATACCAGTAAATTGGTGGTGATTTCAACAATGGGCGCTGTAGTAATGTATATCATAAGTATGATCAGTCTTTTTGTGCTCCGTAAAAAAGCGCCGGAATTGGAGCGGCCTTTTAAGGCGCCATTCTACCCCTGGATGCCATTAATAGCTTTGTTACTTTCTGTGCTTGCCTGTGTTACTATTATCGTATTTTATCCCTGGCTGAGCCTGCTGTTCTTTATAGGGCTCGCGCTGATAGGTATCATTTTTTATATAGGCCGTCACCGGCCAATACCCGTATCATGA